The following proteins are encoded in a genomic region of Solea senegalensis isolate Sse05_10M linkage group LG5, IFAPA_SoseM_1, whole genome shotgun sequence:
- the foxb2 gene encoding forkhead box protein B2 encodes MPRPGKNSYSDQKPPYSYISLTAMAIQNSSEKMLPLSDIYKFIMDRFPYYRENTQRWQNSLRHNLSFNDCFIKIPRRPDQPGKGSFWALHPDCGDMFENGSFLRRRKRFKIARAELMACKSSPMMHYFHHHHHHHHPGSKLGTASGHHDHSVGPASTVGRLPHFQGYGGIACAQPGGFKHPFTIENIIGRDYKGVMASGLPLTSVMHHLGYPVPPQLSSVVNSMWPHVGMLSEPMGGVPMPASSEYAPFSVSAKGLYQNGQTLPAVPVPIKPTPSLGPVPGLTGLQSGPAQLCSPTSVMEKSDLLEGKGNHLHPALLLS; translated from the coding sequence ATGCCCCGTCCTGGGAAGAACTCTTACAGCGACCAGAAGCCGCCGTACTCATACATTTCACTGACTGCGATGGCTATCCAAAACTCATCAGAGAAGATGCTTCCTCTGAGTGACATTTACAAGTTCATCATGGACAGATTTCCTTATTATCGAGAGAACACGCAGAGGTGGCAGAATTCCCTGCGACATAACCTCTCCTTTAACGACTGCTTCATCAAGATCCCCCGGCGGCCCGATCAGCCCGGGAAGGGCAGCTTCTGGGCTCTGCACCCGGACTGTGGTGACATGTTTGAGAACGGCAGCTTTCTGAGGAGACGGAAGCGCTTCAAGATCGCGCGCGCTGAGCTCATGGCCTGCAAGAGCTCCCCGATGATGCATTACtttcaccatcaccaccaccatcaccacccgGGCAGCAAGCTGGGCACAGCGTCCGGCCATCACGACCACTCAGTTGGTCCAGCGAGCACCGTGGGGCGGCTGCCTCACTTTCAGGGTTACGGGGGCATTGCTTGCGCACAGCCCGGCGGGTTTAAACACCCGTTCACCATCGAGAACATTATAGGACGGGACTACAAGGGTGTGATGGCCAGCGGGCTCCCGCTCACCTCTGTCATGCACCACCTGGGTTACCCCGTGCCCCCGCAGCTCAGCAGTGTGGTCAACTCCATGTGGCCGCACGTCGGGATGTTGTCGGAGCCCATGGGTGGCGTGCCAATGCCTGCTTCATCCGAGTATGCGCCATTCAGCGTGTCAGCAAAGGGCTTGTACCAAAACGGGCAAACCCTGCCCGCCGTCCCCGTGCCAATCAAACCAACCCCGTCCCTGGGTCCCGTGCCCGGCTTGACCGGGCTGCAGTCCGGTCCAGCGCAGCTCTGCTCACCGACCTCAGTGATGGAGAAGAGTGATCTGCTGGAGGGGAAAGGCAACCACTTACACCCGGCTCTTCTGCTGTCCTAA
- the LOC122769988 gene encoding C2 calcium-dependent domain-containing protein 4C, translated as MSACFRMQRGVEDQWCSALHSPLKSPVTKTSITDSSSVTDTAQTLQLFEHQGIMWVLEKIRESIESIPLELSHVIGKSEEDIFISSKTRLSQNLHNNILTPDKIPEFCLPPRLCRRSREAETTAPHQLRQNQVPKSGTCSGMTREKTKHAVIRNSDVSVAWKDTKKPLPFSAEGYGLAGIYESPNTRRKESIFHSKFPIYMLDRSIAAAAPRLAKVKKVQKKPMSGIFPQLCKSLSETGSTESETSSDSSPLSSPYTTKSSFYDQSGSGRLKGATSCPLLIGGREEMGSLRREVLSLQTFPSSPPSSLANSLTLAPPVLFPLDVLQCQERLQREHVVPLLGRGKVRLSAESTTFSTNTLLSLFTVRVRVVSVEGLSSDTNQQTLNCAVNLCLTPGKLQPQKSATIRNCHSLVFNEDFYFTALSREDLLELQLKLKVVDKPAAGTLRRGTVIGVFTKPLSQLLNLHKWV; from the exons ATGTCAG CCTGTTTCCGGATGCAGAGGGGGGTGGAAGACCAATGGTGCAGTGCTTTGCACTCGCCTTTAAAATCACCAGTCACCAAGACATCCATCACAGACAGTTCCTCAGTGACGGACACAGCACAGACCTTACAG TTATTTGAACATCAAGGAATAATGTGGGTTCTTGAGAAGATCAGGGAGAGCATTGAGAGCATTCCATTAGAGTTGAGTCATGTCATTGGGAAGAGTGAGGAGGATATTTTTATCTCTTCTAAGACCAGACTCTCTCAGAATCTGCACAATAACATCCTTACTCCAGACAAGATACCAGAGTTCTGCTTGCCCCCAAGGCTCTGCAGGAGAAGCCGGGAGGCAGAGACAACCGCACCTCACCAGCTCCGTCAGAACCAGGTACCAAAGAGCGGCACTTGCTCTGGAATGACACGTGAAAAAACGAAGCATGCAGTGATAAGGAATAGTGACGTATCAGTGGCTTGGAAGGATACAAAGAAACCTTTGCCATTCTCTGCAGAGGGTTATGGGCTGGCTGGGATATACGAGAGCCCAAATACCCGCAGGAAAGAATCTATATTCCATTCAAAGTTCCCCATTTACATGCTTGACAGAAGcattgctgctgcagctcctcggCTCGCAAAGGTTAAAAAGGTGCAGAAGAAACCTATGTCTGGGATTTTCCCTCAGTTGTGCAAAAGCCTGTCAGAGACAGGAAGCACTGAAAGTGAAACATCCAGTGACTCTTCACCCCTCAGTTCCCCTTACACTACTAAATCCTCCTTCTATGACCAGTCAGGCAGTGGTCGTCTGAAAGGAGCAACATCATGTCCTTTGTTAATTGGCGGCAGGGAGGAAATGGGGAGTTTGAGGAGAGAGGTTTTGAGTTTGCAAACCTTTCCCAGTAGCCCTCCCAGCTCACTtgcaaactcactcactcttgcCCCACCTGTCCTCTTCCCACTAGACGTTCTCCAGTGCCAGGAGAGACTTCAGCGCGAGCATGTCGTCCCTTTGCTGGGTCGTGGTAAAGTTCGACTCTCTGCTGAGAGCACCACATTTTCCACCAACACGCTCTTATCCCTATTCACAGTCAGAGTCCGTGTGGTGTCTGTGGAAGGCCTGTCGAGTGATACGAACCAACAAACTCTGAACTGTGCAGTAAATCTGTGTTTGACACCAGGGAAGCTGCAGCCACAGAAGAGTGCCACCATCAGGAACTGCCACAGCCTTGTGTTTAATGAAGATTTCTACTTCACAGCACTGAGTCGGGAGGATCTGCTGGAACTGCAGCTGAAATTAAAAGTGGTGGATAAACCTGCAGCTGGAACACTGAGGAGGGGGACAGTGATTGGGGTGTTCACCAAACCGCTGTCTCAGTTACTTAATCTTCATAAATGGGTCTAA